From the genome of Gorilla gorilla gorilla isolate KB3781 chromosome 4, NHGRI_mGorGor1-v2.1_pri, whole genome shotgun sequence, one region includes:
- the TBKBP1 gene encoding TANK-binding kinase 1-binding protein 1 isoform X1, which translates to MESMFEDDISILTQEALGPSEVWLDGPGDPSLGGDMCSASHFALITAYGDIKERLGGLERENATLRRRLKVYEIKYPLISDFGEEHGFSLYEIKDGSLLEVEKVSLQQRLNQFQHELQKNKEQEEQLGEMIQAYEKLCVEKSDLETELREMRALVETHLRQICGLEQQLRQQQGLRDAAFSNLSPPPAPAPPCTDLDLHYLALRGGSGLSHAGWPGPTPSVSDLERRRLEEALEAAQGEARGAQLREEQLQAECERLQGELKQLQETRAQDLASNQSERDMAWVKRVGDDQVNLALAYTELTEELGRLRELSSLQGRILRTLLQEQARSGGQRHSPLSQRHSPAPQCPSPSPPARAAPPCPPCQSPVPQRRSPVPPCPSPQQRRSPASPSCPSPVPQRRSPVPPPCQSPSPQRRSPVTPSCPAPQPRPPPPPPPGERTLAERAYAKPPSHHVKAGFQGRRSYSELAEGAAYAGASPPWLQAEAATLPKPRAYGSELYGPGRPLSPRRAFEGIRLRFEKQPSEEDEWAVPTSPPSPEVGTIRCASFCAGFPIPESPAATAYAHAEHAQSWPSINLLMETVGSDIRSCPLCQLGFPVGYPDDALIKHIDSHLENSKI; encoded by the exons ATGGAGTCCATGTTCGAGGACGACATCAGCATCCTGACGCAGGAGGCCCTGGGGCCTAGTGAGGTGTGGCTGGACGGTCCCGGAGACCCCTCGCTTGGGGGCGACATGTGCTCCGCCTCCCACTTTGCCCTCATCACTGCTTACGGAGACATCAAGGAACGGCTGGGGGGCCTGGAGAGGGAGAACGCCACCCTCCGACGCCGCCTCAAAGTCTACGAGATCAAG TACCCACTGATCAGTGACTTTGGAGAGGAGCATGGCTTTTCTCTGTATGAAATCAAGGATGGCTCCCTGCTGGAGGTGGAGAAGGTCAGCCTGCAGCAACGGCTCAACCAGTTCCAGCACGAG TTACAGAAGAACAAGGAGCAGGAAGAACAGCTTGGAGAGATGATCCAGGCCTACGAGAAACTCTGCGTGGAGAAGAGTGACTTGGAGACAGAGCTGAGGGAGATG aGGGCCCTGGTGGAGACGCACCTGCGTCAGATCTGTGGTTTGGAGCAGCAGCTGCGGCAACAGCAAGGCCTCCGGGATGCAGCCTTCTCCAACCTGAGCCCGCCGCCAGCCCCCGCCCCGCCCTGCACTGATTTAGACCTGCACTACCTGGCACTGAGAGGGGGATCTGGCTTGAGTCATG CAGGCTGGCCGGGCCCCACACCCAGTGTGAGTGACCTGGAGCGGCGGCGGCTAGAAGAGGCTTTGGAGGCCGCCCAGGGAGAGGCCCGGGGGGCTCAGCTCCGGGAGGAGCAGCTCCAGGCCGAGTGCGAGCGGCTGCAGggggagctgaagcagctgcagGAGACCCGGGCCCAG GATCTGGCCTCCAACCAGTCGGAGCGAGACATGGCGTGGGTGAAAAGAGTTGGGGATGATCA GGTGAATTTGGCGCTGGCCTACACCGAGCTGACGGAGGAGCTGGGCCGGCTTCGGGAGTTGAGTTCCCTACAGGGGAGAATCTTGAGGACTCTGTTGCAGGAGCAGGCCCGGAGTGGCG GCCAGAGGCACTCGCCGCTGTCACAACGCCACTCCCCGGCCCCCCagtgcccctccccctccccgcctGCCCGAGCGGCTCCCCCGTGCCCCCCGTGCCAGTCCCCCGTCCCCCAGCGCCGCTCTCCCGTGCCCCCGTGCCCCTCGCCGCAGCAGCGCCGCTCTCCGGCCTCACCCTCCTGCCCGTCGCCCGTCCCGCAGCGCCGCTCGCCGGTGCCGCCGCCGTGCCAGTCCCCCAGCCCGCAGCGCCGTTCCCCGGTGACCCCCAGCTGCCCGGCCCCGCAgccccggccgccgccgccgcccccgccggGCGAGAGGACGCTGGCCGAGCGCGCCTACGCCAAGCCGCCCAGCCACCACGTGAAGGCCGGCTTCCAGGGCCGCCGCAGCTACTCTGAGCTGGCGGAGGGCGCGGCCTACGCGGGCGCCTCCCCGCCCTGGCTGCAGGCCGAAGCGGCCACTCTCCCCAAGCCCCGGGCCTACGGCAGCGAGCTCTACGGCCCCGGCAGGCCCCTCAGCCCGCGGCGCGCCTTCGAGGGCATCCGGCTGCGCTTCGAGAAGCAGCCGTCGGAGGAGGATGAGTGGGCTGTGCCCACCAGCCCGCCCAGCCCGGAGGTGGGCACCATCCGCTGCGCCTCCTTCTGCGCGGGCTTCCCCATCCCCGAGTCGCCCGCCGCCACCGCCTACGCCCACGCCGAGCACGCGCAGTCCTGGCCGTCCATCAAC TTGCTGATGGAGACGGTGGGCTCCGACATCCGCAGCTGCCCCCTCTGCCAGCTGGGTTTCCCTGTCGGATACCCGGATGATGCCCTCATCAAACACATTGACTCCCACCTGGAGAACAGCAAGATCTAG
- the TBKBP1 gene encoding TANK-binding kinase 1-binding protein 1 isoform X2, whose product MESMFEDDISILTQEALGPSEVWLDGPGDPSLGGDMCSASHFALITAYGDIKERLGGLERENATLRRRLKVYEIKYPLISDFGEEHGFSLYEIKDGSLLEVEKVSLQQRLNQFQHELQKNKEQEEQLGEMIQAYEKLCVEKSDLETELREMRALVETHLRQICGLEQQLRQQQGLRDAAFSNLSPPPAPAPPCTDLDLHYLALRGGSGLSHGWPGPTPSVSDLERRRLEEALEAAQGEARGAQLREEQLQAECERLQGELKQLQETRAQDLASNQSERDMAWVKRVGDDQVNLALAYTELTEELGRLRELSSLQGRILRTLLQEQARSGGQRHSPLSQRHSPAPQCPSPSPPARAAPPCPPCQSPVPQRRSPVPPCPSPQQRRSPASPSCPSPVPQRRSPVPPPCQSPSPQRRSPVTPSCPAPQPRPPPPPPPGERTLAERAYAKPPSHHVKAGFQGRRSYSELAEGAAYAGASPPWLQAEAATLPKPRAYGSELYGPGRPLSPRRAFEGIRLRFEKQPSEEDEWAVPTSPPSPEVGTIRCASFCAGFPIPESPAATAYAHAEHAQSWPSINLLMETVGSDIRSCPLCQLGFPVGYPDDALIKHIDSHLENSKI is encoded by the exons ATGGAGTCCATGTTCGAGGACGACATCAGCATCCTGACGCAGGAGGCCCTGGGGCCTAGTGAGGTGTGGCTGGACGGTCCCGGAGACCCCTCGCTTGGGGGCGACATGTGCTCCGCCTCCCACTTTGCCCTCATCACTGCTTACGGAGACATCAAGGAACGGCTGGGGGGCCTGGAGAGGGAGAACGCCACCCTCCGACGCCGCCTCAAAGTCTACGAGATCAAG TACCCACTGATCAGTGACTTTGGAGAGGAGCATGGCTTTTCTCTGTATGAAATCAAGGATGGCTCCCTGCTGGAGGTGGAGAAGGTCAGCCTGCAGCAACGGCTCAACCAGTTCCAGCACGAG TTACAGAAGAACAAGGAGCAGGAAGAACAGCTTGGAGAGATGATCCAGGCCTACGAGAAACTCTGCGTGGAGAAGAGTGACTTGGAGACAGAGCTGAGGGAGATG aGGGCCCTGGTGGAGACGCACCTGCGTCAGATCTGTGGTTTGGAGCAGCAGCTGCGGCAACAGCAAGGCCTCCGGGATGCAGCCTTCTCCAACCTGAGCCCGCCGCCAGCCCCCGCCCCGCCCTGCACTGATTTAGACCTGCACTACCTGGCACTGAGAGGGGGATCTGGCTTGAGTCATG GCTGGCCGGGCCCCACACCCAGTGTGAGTGACCTGGAGCGGCGGCGGCTAGAAGAGGCTTTGGAGGCCGCCCAGGGAGAGGCCCGGGGGGCTCAGCTCCGGGAGGAGCAGCTCCAGGCCGAGTGCGAGCGGCTGCAGggggagctgaagcagctgcagGAGACCCGGGCCCAG GATCTGGCCTCCAACCAGTCGGAGCGAGACATGGCGTGGGTGAAAAGAGTTGGGGATGATCA GGTGAATTTGGCGCTGGCCTACACCGAGCTGACGGAGGAGCTGGGCCGGCTTCGGGAGTTGAGTTCCCTACAGGGGAGAATCTTGAGGACTCTGTTGCAGGAGCAGGCCCGGAGTGGCG GCCAGAGGCACTCGCCGCTGTCACAACGCCACTCCCCGGCCCCCCagtgcccctccccctccccgcctGCCCGAGCGGCTCCCCCGTGCCCCCCGTGCCAGTCCCCCGTCCCCCAGCGCCGCTCTCCCGTGCCCCCGTGCCCCTCGCCGCAGCAGCGCCGCTCTCCGGCCTCACCCTCCTGCCCGTCGCCCGTCCCGCAGCGCCGCTCGCCGGTGCCGCCGCCGTGCCAGTCCCCCAGCCCGCAGCGCCGTTCCCCGGTGACCCCCAGCTGCCCGGCCCCGCAgccccggccgccgccgccgcccccgccggGCGAGAGGACGCTGGCCGAGCGCGCCTACGCCAAGCCGCCCAGCCACCACGTGAAGGCCGGCTTCCAGGGCCGCCGCAGCTACTCTGAGCTGGCGGAGGGCGCGGCCTACGCGGGCGCCTCCCCGCCCTGGCTGCAGGCCGAAGCGGCCACTCTCCCCAAGCCCCGGGCCTACGGCAGCGAGCTCTACGGCCCCGGCAGGCCCCTCAGCCCGCGGCGCGCCTTCGAGGGCATCCGGCTGCGCTTCGAGAAGCAGCCGTCGGAGGAGGATGAGTGGGCTGTGCCCACCAGCCCGCCCAGCCCGGAGGTGGGCACCATCCGCTGCGCCTCCTTCTGCGCGGGCTTCCCCATCCCCGAGTCGCCCGCCGCCACCGCCTACGCCCACGCCGAGCACGCGCAGTCCTGGCCGTCCATCAAC TTGCTGATGGAGACGGTGGGCTCCGACATCCGCAGCTGCCCCCTCTGCCAGCTGGGTTTCCCTGTCGGATACCCGGATGATGCCCTCATCAAACACATTGACTCCCACCTGGAGAACAGCAAGATCTAG
- the TBKBP1 gene encoding TANK-binding kinase 1-binding protein 1 isoform X3 produces the protein MESMFEDDISILTQEALGPSEVWLDGPGDPSLGGDMCSASHFALITAYGDIKERLGGLERENATLRRRLKVYEIKYPLISDFGEEHGFSLYEIKDGSLLEVEKVSLQQRLNQFQHELQKNKEQEEQLGEMIQAYEKLCVEKSDLETELREMRALVETHLRQICGLEQQLRQQQGLRDAAFSNLSPPPAPAPPCTDLDLHYLALRGGSGLSHAGWPGPTPSVSDLERRRLEEALEAAQGEARGAQLREEQLQAECERLQGELKQLQETRAQDLASNQSERDMAWVKRVGDDQLGTTALAQGMGLRMQRESPWKRWLLSWTLKGEFGAGLHRADGGAGPASGVEFPTGENLEDSVAGAGPEWRPEALAAVTTPLPGPPVPLPLPACPSGSPVPPVPVPRPPAPLSRAPVPLAAAAPLSGLTLLPVARPAAPLAGAAAVPVPQPAAPFPGDPQLPGPAAPAAAAAPAGREDAGRARLRQAAQPPREGRLPGPPQLL, from the exons ATGGAGTCCATGTTCGAGGACGACATCAGCATCCTGACGCAGGAGGCCCTGGGGCCTAGTGAGGTGTGGCTGGACGGTCCCGGAGACCCCTCGCTTGGGGGCGACATGTGCTCCGCCTCCCACTTTGCCCTCATCACTGCTTACGGAGACATCAAGGAACGGCTGGGGGGCCTGGAGAGGGAGAACGCCACCCTCCGACGCCGCCTCAAAGTCTACGAGATCAAG TACCCACTGATCAGTGACTTTGGAGAGGAGCATGGCTTTTCTCTGTATGAAATCAAGGATGGCTCCCTGCTGGAGGTGGAGAAGGTCAGCCTGCAGCAACGGCTCAACCAGTTCCAGCACGAG TTACAGAAGAACAAGGAGCAGGAAGAACAGCTTGGAGAGATGATCCAGGCCTACGAGAAACTCTGCGTGGAGAAGAGTGACTTGGAGACAGAGCTGAGGGAGATG aGGGCCCTGGTGGAGACGCACCTGCGTCAGATCTGTGGTTTGGAGCAGCAGCTGCGGCAACAGCAAGGCCTCCGGGATGCAGCCTTCTCCAACCTGAGCCCGCCGCCAGCCCCCGCCCCGCCCTGCACTGATTTAGACCTGCACTACCTGGCACTGAGAGGGGGATCTGGCTTGAGTCATG CAGGCTGGCCGGGCCCCACACCCAGTGTGAGTGACCTGGAGCGGCGGCGGCTAGAAGAGGCTTTGGAGGCCGCCCAGGGAGAGGCCCGGGGGGCTCAGCTCCGGGAGGAGCAGCTCCAGGCCGAGTGCGAGCGGCTGCAGggggagctgaagcagctgcagGAGACCCGGGCCCAG GATCTGGCCTCCAACCAGTCGGAGCGAGACATGGCGTGGGTGAAAAGAGTTGGGGATGATCA GCTGGGAACCACTGCCCTAGCCCAGGGAATGGGTCTCAGGATGCAGAGGGAGTCTCCCTGGAAGAGGTGGCTTTTGAGCTGGACCTTAAAG GGTGAATTTGGCGCTGGCCTACACCGAGCTGACGGAGGAGCTGGGCCGGCTTCGGGAGTTGAGTTCCCTACAGGGGAGAATCTTGAGGACTCTGTTGCAGGAGCAGGCCCGGAGTGGCG GCCAGAGGCACTCGCCGCTGTCACAACGCCACTCCCCGGCCCCCCagtgcccctccccctccccgcctGCCCGAGCGGCTCCCCCGTGCCCCCCGTGCCAGTCCCCCGTCCCCCAGCGCCGCTCTCCCGTGCCCCCGTGCCCCTCGCCGCAGCAGCGCCGCTCTCCGGCCTCACCCTCCTGCCCGTCGCCCGTCCCGCAGCGCCGCTCGCCGGTGCCGCCGCCGTGCCAGTCCCCCAGCCCGCAGCGCCGTTCCCCGGTGACCCCCAGCTGCCCGGCCCCGCAgccccggccgccgccgccgcccccgccggGCGAGAGGACGCTGGCCGAGCGCGCCTACGCCAAGCCGCCCAGCCACCACGTGAAGGCCGGCTTCCAGGGCCGCCGCAGCTACTCTGA